TATGCTAGGAGTTCGTGATTTATCTGTTATTGAGACACCGCCGGAAAATCGCTTTCCTGTACAAACTTATGTATTAGACTATAGCCCGGCTCTGGTTCGAGAAGCGATTGAGCGAGAATTGGCCCGTGAAGGACAGGTGTTCTTCCTGTACAATCAGGTACAAGGTATAGAACAAATGGCGGAGCATATTTCGGCCTTAGTTCCTGATGCTAGGGTAGCGGTTGCTCATGGACAAATGAATGAAAGTGAGCTAGAACGAATTATTCTCGATTTCTTAGACGGCAATTATGATGTGTTGGTAAGTACCACGATCATTGAGACTGGTGTCGATATTCCAAACGTAAATACGCTAATTATCTATAATGCCGACCGGATGGGCTTGTCACAGCTTTATCAGCTACGTGGGCGCGTAGGCCGTTCTAATCGTATTGCCTATGCATACTTCACATACCAACGTGACAAGGTACTGACAGAGGTAGCGGAGAAACGGTTACAGGCTATTAAGGAATTCACAGAGCTTGGGTCCGGCTTTAAAATTGCGATGCGAGATTTATCGATTCGTGGAGCAGGTAATTTATTGGGAGCAGAGCAACACGGCTTCATTAATACTGTCGGATTTGATTTGTATACACAAATGCTGAAGGAAGCGATTGATGATTTACGTGGTGAGGTAAGGACAGAAGAGATTGCTCCTGTTCCACCAGTTGAAATTAATCTTCAAATTGATGCGTATTTACCTTCAGATTATATTACTGATAGTCGTCAGAAGATCGAGATGTACAAAAAATTTGTAGCAACCTCTACGATCGAGGAGCTGGATGATCTTGCTGATGAGCTGATCGACCGTTTTGGTAATATCCCATCTCCAGTAGATAATTTACTGATGATTTCACGTTTACGTATTCAAGCGATGGAGCATCATATTGTTGAGATTAGTCAGAAAGATCCTGATGTTATTAAAATCATTTTGGCAGAGCATCAAACCTCCAATATTGATGGTGGGGCTTTATTTGGCTTGTCTAGCAAATATGATCGCCGGATTGGGCTTTCGACGACCCAAGGTGGACAACAGATCATCGTAACTGTTAAAGTTAAGGGGTTAAAGATTGAGGATGGGGTCAAGATGGTAGTAGACTTAATTAATGATTTCCATCTGATTGAAAAGAGTAAGAGCCCTGACCCCTCATTACACTAAATCCACTAGGTGCTAAAGGTGCCGAGAAGGGAGCTTTTGTTTTATGAAAAAGACAACATTTACGAAGGGTAAACGTATGTTGGCCCTACTTTCCACCACGGCATTAACGCTAGCGATTTTGAGTGGCTGCGGAACGACTAATAAAGCCGAAACAGCACAACCGGCTAAACCAGGAGCAGAACAGCCGGCTGATAAGGAAGATACGCTTGCGCAATTCCCGCCGGTTAAATTGCCTTTTACGGTTGATCCAAATGCTGCTATTTTTGAATATCAGGGCGGGAAGCTAACAGGCCAGGAGTTTGAAGATTTCCTACGTGCACTTGGCTTCATGAATCCTCCACAAGCCTATGCTATTGGAGTTTCTACACAAGAGATGGTCGATAACTACGCACGTCAATACCTAGCTACGAAGCTAAAAGCGGAAAAGGCTGACGAAGCGATTAAGAAAGCAGCAGCTACAGAAGCGGATAAATCTTTTGAATCACTAAAAGGTCAGTATATCCAAGTTCTCGGTAGCGAGGATAAATTTAACCAATTGATGAAGAATCATAACATCACAAAAGAAGCGATTGTGAAACAACTAGCAAACATTAACGCTTCTGTGAAGGTTATGGAAGGTGAAGTAAAAGATGCTGATTTGAAGAAGGCCTATGATACAGCAGATAAATCTGCGTATACAACAGCTTCTGTGCGTCATATTTTGGTTAAGTTCGAGAACCGTAAACCAGAGGAAGCAGACAAATTGGCAAAAGGCTATCTTGCCCGCTTGAAAAAAGGGGAGGACTTTGCCACTCTTGCCAAACAAGTGTCTGAGGACGAAGGTAGCAAAGCAAACGGTGGATTATATGCAAATGCTGACGTGAACAATTGGGTGCCAGAATTTAAGAAGGCAGCTCTCACCCAAAAAATTGGAGTCCTCAGTGAACCGGCAGTTAAGACTGAATATGGCTATCACATTGTGAAAGTAGAAGACCGTAAAGTAAAAACTTTTGATGAAGTAAAAGCTCAGTTGAAGCAGCAGGTGTTGGAGAAGAATTTCGAGCAATACACTACCAAAGATCTGGACGCGATTATTACGAAAAAATCTCTTCCAGAGGTAAAAGCTCCAGCTCCAGCGGCTACTCCTGAAACAAAATAGCATAAATAAAAGTAGCTCCTTTTGTAACCAAGCGGACTGTGTTTACAGTTTGTGGTTGATTACAAGAGGAGCTTTTTTATTGGGAAAATGTCAGTGCAGGACAGAGCCATCAAAAGGTTATCTTGGAATAAAAAAAGCTGGTTTAATTTTGTTTTGATCGCATATTCTTCTTGCCAAGGCAAATACTATTATCACTCGCTACCGCCCGGGGGAGAGTACAAAGCAAGGTTAATTGGCAACAAATACAAATACAAGATATTAGTAAAAAGCGAGAAGATAGGAAATCATAGGAGTAAATCCTCAAAAAACTACAAAATCAATCTTCTCAAGAAAGCGAGGCAACAAGATTATGAAGGCAACTGGAATTGTTCGTCGTATAGACGACCTCGGACGGGTTGTAATCCCGAAGGAAATCCGTCGCACACTTCGTATTCGTGAGGGGGATCCACTTGAGATTTTTGTCGATCGTGATGGGGAAGTAATCCTTAAAAAATATTCTCCAATTGGAGAATTAGCTGATTTTGCTAAGGAATATGCTGACTCTTTATACGAAAGCTTAAATCATATTGTCATTATTTCCGACCGAGATACGGTTATTGCAGTAGCTGGCGCTTCCAAGAAGGAATACCTAGAAAAACCAATTGGCAATCTAGTAGAAAAATCATTGGAAGAACGCAAGAGTAAGGTGGAAAAAAATTCCGGTCAATATGAATTATGTCGTGATATGCCGGAGCAGTACTCATCTTATGTAGTAGCTCCTATCGTAGCAGGTGGAGACCCAATTGGCGCAGTGATCCTTGTCAGCAAAGCAGAAGCCAAAATGGGCGATTTAGAGCTGAAAATGGCAGAAACAGCCGCTGGATTCCTAGCTAAACAAATGGAACAATAATAGTGATTAAATAACGCAAGTGAAAAACAAGCCTTATACAAGGGGCTTGT
The nucleotide sequence above comes from Brevibacillus laterosporus LMG 15441. Encoded proteins:
- a CDS encoding peptidylprolyl isomerase → MKKTTFTKGKRMLALLSTTALTLAILSGCGTTNKAETAQPAKPGAEQPADKEDTLAQFPPVKLPFTVDPNAAIFEYQGGKLTGQEFEDFLRALGFMNPPQAYAIGVSTQEMVDNYARQYLATKLKAEKADEAIKKAAATEADKSFESLKGQYIQVLGSEDKFNQLMKNHNITKEAIVKQLANINASVKVMEGEVKDADLKKAYDTADKSAYTTASVRHILVKFENRKPEEADKLAKGYLARLKKGEDFATLAKQVSEDEGSKANGGLYANADVNNWVPEFKKAALTQKIGVLSEPAVKTEYGYHIVKVEDRKVKTFDEVKAQLKQQVLEKNFEQYTTKDLDAIITKKSLPEVKAPAPAATPETK
- the spoVT gene encoding stage V sporulation protein T; the protein is MKATGIVRRIDDLGRVVIPKEIRRTLRIREGDPLEIFVDRDGEVILKKYSPIGELADFAKEYADSLYESLNHIVIISDRDTVIAVAGASKKEYLEKPIGNLVEKSLEERKSKVEKNSGQYELCRDMPEQYSSYVVAPIVAGGDPIGAVILVSKAEAKMGDLELKMAETAAGFLAKQMEQ